A genomic segment from Pseudokineococcus lusitanus encodes:
- the mshA gene encoding D-inositol-3-phosphate glycosyltransferase → MPTVPDRPTADPADGPDGPGAGAPAAPPRRVALLSVHSSPLDQPGSGDAGGLTTYVRGLAAALARRGAAVDLLTRATAPDQPPVVRVGPGVRVLHVPAGPAHEVPKEELPALLPALADRLLDPPDATPAERYDVVHGHYWLSGVVGRRLAARWRVPFVQTMHTTARVKDLHRGPGQPPEPAVRVRGEEEVVAAADGLVASTVDERRELVELYGADPDRVAVVPPGVDLSAFAPPADAADAAAGRRALGLGDDDLVVLFAGRLQPLKGPDVLVRAAAALRAGVLDPGRAARLVVVVVGGPSGAGAGASARDDLDALARSLGLRGVPGADDVVRLVDPQPAPALARWYRAADLVAVPSRTESFGLVALEAQACGTPVVATSTGGLRTAVVDGVTGVLVDGADPATWAAVLADLLRDDARRARLGAAAVEHAAGYGWDATAARTEALYVRARAAVAARAARRTPAPCR, encoded by the coding sequence GGCAGCGGCGACGCCGGCGGCCTCACGACGTACGTGCGCGGCCTCGCCGCCGCGCTGGCCCGGCGCGGTGCCGCCGTCGACCTGCTGACGCGCGCGACGGCGCCCGACCAGCCGCCCGTCGTCCGGGTCGGCCCCGGCGTCCGCGTCCTCCACGTCCCCGCGGGCCCGGCGCACGAGGTGCCGAAGGAGGAGCTGCCCGCGCTGCTGCCCGCCCTGGCCGACCGGCTCCTCGACCCGCCCGACGCCACGCCGGCGGAGCGCTACGACGTCGTCCACGGGCACTACTGGCTCTCCGGGGTGGTCGGGCGGCGCCTGGCCGCACGGTGGCGGGTGCCGTTCGTCCAGACGATGCACACGACGGCGCGGGTCAAGGACCTCCACCGCGGGCCCGGCCAGCCGCCGGAGCCCGCGGTCCGGGTCCGCGGCGAGGAGGAGGTCGTCGCGGCGGCCGACGGGCTCGTCGCGAGCACCGTCGACGAGCGGCGGGAGCTCGTCGAGCTCTACGGGGCCGACCCCGACCGCGTCGCCGTCGTGCCGCCCGGCGTGGACCTGTCGGCCTTCGCGCCGCCGGCGGACGCCGCCGACGCCGCGGCGGGGCGGCGGGCGCTCGGGCTCGGGGACGACGACCTCGTCGTCCTCTTCGCCGGCCGGCTGCAGCCGCTCAAGGGGCCGGACGTCCTGGTCCGGGCGGCCGCGGCGCTGCGCGCCGGCGTGCTCGACCCCGGCCGGGCCGCCCGCCTCGTCGTCGTCGTGGTCGGGGGGCCGTCGGGGGCGGGGGCCGGCGCCAGCGCGCGCGACGACCTCGACGCGCTCGCCCGCTCCCTCGGGCTGCGCGGGGTGCCCGGCGCGGACGACGTCGTCCGGCTCGTGGACCCGCAGCCCGCGCCCGCGCTCGCGCGCTGGTACCGCGCCGCCGACCTCGTGGCGGTGCCCTCGCGCACGGAGTCCTTCGGGCTCGTTGCGCTGGAGGCGCAGGCCTGCGGCACGCCCGTCGTCGCGACGAGCACCGGCGGGCTCCGCACCGCGGTGGTCGACGGCGTCACGGGGGTGCTGGTCGACGGGGCGGACCCGGCGACGTGGGCCGCCGTGCTGGCCGACCTCCTGCGCGACGACGCCCGCCGCGCCCGTCTCGGCGCGGCCGCCGTCGAGCACGCCGCCGGCTACGGCTGGGACGCCACGGCGGCGCGCACCGAGGCCCTCTACGTCCGGGCGCGCGCCGCCGTCGCGGCCCGGGCCGCCCGCCGGACGCCCGCGCCCTGCCGCTGA